In a single window of the Anaerocolumna cellulosilytica genome:
- a CDS encoding response regulator yields MKILIVDDQVSVVEGLLKGIHWVELGIEKVYTALNALEAKNILMNEMIDIILCDIEMPVESGLQLYEWMNKKGFSNYCIFLTSHAEFEYAQEAVKLGAFDYILQPASYEEIFQTIQKAVKVIHVKVYKDKLYNKGKVFRQQEKSIAGNAIRNWLSSSGNKKDMLTLAELEVLPCLSEPGYLVLIHIVKWSTLSEKWENTLLEISLENIVSEIFAPNNQLTGLAFIEENTFAMLLQGRDKEEIVRESLIRQLQYLNSVCEQYFRCSIACYFNGPFPLENSLEIWPGLIAHRDNNVLLKGGVFPMGSIEQKSNHMFRIPQIKHWHELMKEGFANTVEQQALGLLDEMCENGTINRITLRYFYQDFMQMLYNSMDGNQRMLNDMFGTTEGLKLYKNGMNSAPQMKMLISYVTKHFHVNDNQEDPKALVRRVIEYIDQNLEDDIRRDELAAHIHLNPDYLSRIFKKETGMNIKEYITEQKMRAARGFLRTTGLPVSYIAAKMGYCNFSHFSFTYKKVMGRTPQEERFETFEKVN; encoded by the coding sequence ATGAAAATACTGATTGTAGATGACCAGGTTTCTGTTGTTGAGGGATTGTTGAAAGGAATCCATTGGGTTGAATTGGGGATAGAAAAAGTATATACGGCATTAAATGCTCTTGAAGCAAAGAATATTTTAATGAACGAAATGATAGACATTATTCTTTGTGACATTGAGATGCCAGTAGAGAGTGGTTTGCAGCTTTATGAATGGATGAACAAGAAAGGTTTTTCTAACTATTGTATTTTTCTTACCAGTCATGCTGAATTTGAATATGCACAGGAAGCCGTGAAATTGGGTGCATTTGATTATATTTTACAGCCGGCGTCCTATGAGGAAATTTTTCAGACGATACAAAAGGCAGTTAAGGTAATACATGTAAAAGTCTATAAGGATAAACTGTACAATAAAGGTAAAGTTTTCAGGCAGCAGGAGAAATCCATAGCGGGCAATGCTATCCGTAATTGGTTGAGCAGCTCAGGTAATAAAAAGGACATGCTTACATTGGCTGAACTGGAGGTTTTGCCGTGTCTTAGCGAACCTGGATACTTAGTGCTGATTCATATTGTGAAATGGAGCACTCTTTCGGAAAAATGGGAAAACACACTGCTGGAAATATCGTTGGAAAATATAGTGAGCGAGATTTTTGCTCCGAATAACCAGCTTACGGGATTGGCTTTTATAGAAGAAAACACCTTTGCAATGTTACTACAGGGACGTGACAAGGAAGAAATCGTAAGAGAAAGTCTTATAAGACAGCTCCAGTATCTGAATAGCGTTTGCGAACAGTACTTTAGATGCAGCATTGCTTGTTATTTTAATGGGCCCTTTCCTTTGGAAAACTCCTTGGAAATCTGGCCCGGTCTGATAGCACACAGAGATAATAATGTGCTTTTAAAAGGCGGTGTATTTCCTATGGGAAGCATTGAGCAAAAAAGTAATCACATGTTTCGAATTCCGCAAATAAAACACTGGCACGAACTTATGAAGGAAGGCTTTGCAAATACAGTGGAGCAGCAGGCGCTGGGGCTTTTGGATGAGATGTGTGAGAATGGTACGATTAATCGGATTACCTTACGGTATTTTTATCAGGATTTTATGCAGATGTTATATAATTCAATGGATGGAAATCAACGTATGTTAAATGATATGTTTGGCACGACAGAAGGACTTAAGTTATACAAAAATGGTATGAATTCTGCTCCACAGATGAAAATGCTTATTAGTTATGTTACAAAACATTTCCATGTTAATGATAACCAAGAGGACCCCAAGGCATTGGTACGGCGGGTGATAGAGTATATCGACCAGAATCTTGAGGATGACATCAGGCGGGATGAACTGGCAGCACATATACACTTAAATCCGGATTATCTATCACGGATTTTTAAGAAAGAAACAGGTATGAATATAAAAGAATATATCACAGAACAGAAAATGCGTGCTGCCCGGGGATTCCTACGTACGACTGGGTTACCTGTCAGTTATATTGCTGCTAAAATGGGTTATTGCAATTTCAGCCACTTTTCTTTTACATATAAAAAAGTGATGGGTAGAACACCCCAGGAGGAACGTTTTGAGACGTTTGAAAAAGTAAATTAA
- a CDS encoding sensor histidine kinase: MKIRKMLKQKLRLKHRIIIAILCVLIPVSIVFAGIIKEAMKQIQDQITQANRNSLQVYYNTLRTEIEVAEQYLTKLIWDDKNFKVFYSADDTIDAEKAGQIIFSDTVEMFQTNKDLTGVVLYDTKKDIYLTKYNQVVAYGKIKQEIEFLLREKLSSEEDKPIGWFLFHCSERWLLTRVVERKGAYAVCLIDLTQAVRNARLIYGIEGEVFFFRRGDFLANERWILESGITLDYDKDEFYFTGVKRDYIVVQKQLAGFKVGLALSFEKNEESIRILYYSPFIYLGVAVFSLISVVLYLKYELFVPMDNLVIAMQRIQTGDLEARPTKHKGTEFAQVDNAFNNMMKEITSLRIKSYEQQLLAKKAQMDALRMQIRPHFFLNCLKSIFGLAQAGKTEEIQKTVLCLSPHLRYIFDINTEVITLEKELQMCENYISLQVATRRGTPECKLSVDTKVLMLKVPPVSILTLVENCIKHAMAQDGSLIVQIIAKSYEIDGQRLADIIVRDNGPGFSAGVLDLLNNGREVEKNGSCVGLWNAVNRFKVLYGEDFAITFSNNNGAQIEIMFLMKEEEV, translated from the coding sequence ATGAAAATACGAAAAATGTTAAAGCAAAAGCTGCGGTTAAAGCATCGGATAATAATAGCAATTTTGTGTGTTTTAATTCCTGTATCAATTGTTTTTGCAGGGATAATCAAGGAAGCAATGAAGCAGATTCAAGACCAGATAACACAGGCAAACAGGAATAGTTTACAAGTCTACTATAATACATTGCGAACAGAAATTGAAGTTGCTGAACAGTATTTGACCAAACTGATATGGGATGATAAAAATTTTAAAGTATTTTATAGTGCGGATGATACGATTGATGCAGAGAAGGCCGGTCAGATTATTTTTAGTGATACTGTTGAAATGTTTCAAACAAATAAGGACTTAACAGGGGTAGTTCTATATGATACTAAAAAGGATATTTACCTTACGAAGTATAACCAAGTAGTTGCATATGGAAAAATAAAGCAGGAAATAGAATTTTTACTAAGGGAAAAGCTTAGTTCAGAAGAGGATAAACCAATAGGATGGTTTTTGTTTCATTGTTCGGAGCGTTGGTTATTAACTCGAGTTGTAGAAAGAAAAGGAGCATATGCAGTATGCCTGATTGATTTAACACAGGCTGTTAGAAATGCAAGGCTTATATACGGAATTGAAGGAGAGGTTTTCTTTTTTAGAAGAGGAGATTTTCTCGCAAATGAGAGATGGATTTTAGAAAGCGGTATTACGTTAGATTATGACAAGGATGAATTTTATTTTACGGGAGTAAAGCGGGATTATATTGTTGTGCAAAAGCAATTAGCCGGTTTTAAGGTGGGACTGGCACTCTCTTTTGAAAAAAATGAGGAGAGCATAAGAATTCTTTATTACAGTCCATTTATTTATCTGGGTGTAGCGGTGTTTTCGTTAATATCCGTTGTTCTTTATTTAAAATATGAATTATTTGTTCCTATGGATAATCTGGTGATTGCGATGCAGAGAATCCAAACCGGGGATTTGGAGGCAAGACCTACTAAGCATAAAGGAACTGAATTTGCACAGGTTGATAATGCCTTCAATAATATGATGAAGGAGATTACCTCTTTACGAATAAAAAGCTATGAGCAGCAGCTATTGGCTAAAAAAGCGCAGATGGATGCACTGCGTATGCAAATCCGCCCACATTTTTTCTTGAACTGTCTGAAAAGTATATTTGGCTTGGCTCAGGCAGGTAAGACGGAAGAGATTCAAAAGACCGTTCTATGCCTTTCGCCCCATTTAAGATATATATTTGATATAAATACGGAGGTGATTACCCTGGAAAAAGAACTGCAAATGTGTGAAAACTATATTTCACTGCAGGTTGCAACTAGAAGAGGAACACCAGAGTGTAAACTTTCCGTGGATACCAAAGTATTGATGCTTAAAGTACCTCCGGTCAGCATATTGACCTTGGTGGAAAATTGTATAAAGCATGCGATGGCACAGGATGGGTCACTTATCGTGCAGATTATTGCAAAAAGTTATGAAATTGACGGTCAAAGGTTGGCGGATATCATAGTAAGGGATAATGGTCCGGGTTTTTCTGCAGGGGTGTTGGACTTGCTAAATAATGGGAGGGAGGTCGAAAAGAATGGTTCTTGCGTGGGATTATGGAATGCAGTAAATCGATTTAAGGTACTGTATGGAGAAGATTTTGCTATTACATTTTCAAATAATAACGGAGCACAGATTGAAATTATGTTTTTAATGAAGGAGGAAGAAGTATAA
- a CDS encoding prolyl oligopeptidase family serine peptidase → MKYSTITEVYDLGPFVSKIIVEVGQPLWECDVNEETFQVYVERKDKKSGEIIKISKSWGSDEVYPSVGERKVCGAYTSDKEGKASQGGTCITLEMEVDPRISLGSAITYDGKFNVMVSCDYTITQIKPMNIGKCKIENMVFTESNWNKTILADEFITGESTYQGIHLNYACYQPKNNKAKNPLLIWLHGAGEGGTDPAIAVSGNKVVNLISDKIQYIFSGCHVLVPQAPTMWMDDGTGRYNTDGSTMYLDSLKKLIDEYIAAHDDIDEERVYIGGCSNGGFMTMKMIIAYPQMFAAAFPICEALADEFITDNDIERIKKIPIWFTHAANDPVIDVNKHTKATYGRLLSAGAADVHFSCFPSVTDGTGRYVNQDRTPYEYNGHFSWIPALNNECILDYNNTPVYKKGESVSLFEWLALSNRGKL, encoded by the coding sequence ATGAAATACAGTACAATAACTGAGGTTTATGATTTAGGCCCATTTGTTTCAAAAATAATAGTAGAAGTGGGGCAGCCATTATGGGAATGTGATGTGAATGAAGAAACATTTCAGGTATATGTAGAAAGGAAGGATAAAAAAAGCGGTGAGATAATAAAGATAAGCAAATCATGGGGTTCTGATGAAGTTTATCCTTCCGTAGGGGAAAGAAAGGTCTGCGGAGCATATACTTCTGACAAAGAAGGGAAAGCCAGCCAGGGTGGTACCTGTATTACACTTGAAATGGAGGTAGATCCCCGAATATCCTTAGGATCTGCTATTACATATGATGGTAAATTTAATGTAATGGTAAGTTGTGATTATACGATTACCCAAATTAAACCCATGAACATAGGTAAATGTAAGATAGAAAATATGGTATTTACAGAATCAAATTGGAATAAAACAATACTGGCAGATGAATTTATTACAGGTGAATCAACTTATCAGGGAATACATTTGAACTATGCATGTTACCAGCCAAAAAATAATAAAGCAAAGAACCCTTTATTAATTTGGCTGCATGGAGCTGGGGAAGGCGGTACCGACCCGGCAATAGCCGTCAGCGGTAATAAAGTTGTAAATCTTATTTCAGATAAGATTCAGTATATATTCAGCGGCTGCCATGTTTTGGTTCCCCAGGCCCCTACTATGTGGATGGACGATGGTACAGGCAGATACAATACAGATGGCAGTACAATGTATTTGGATAGCTTGAAGAAATTGATTGATGAATATATAGCAGCCCATGATGACATTGATGAAGAAAGAGTATATATAGGAGGTTGTTCGAATGGAGGTTTTATGACCATGAAAATGATCATTGCCTATCCGCAGATGTTTGCGGCAGCCTTTCCAATCTGTGAGGCATTAGCTGATGAATTTATAACTGACAACGACATTGAAAGAATTAAGAAAATACCCATATGGTTTACTCATGCAGCCAATGATCCTGTCATTGATGTAAATAAGCATACCAAAGCCACCTATGGCAGATTACTGAGTGCCGGCGCGGCTGATGTACATTTTTCCTGCTTTCCTTCAGTAACTGATGGTACGGGACGGTATGTTAATCAGGATAGAACGCCATATGAGTATAATGGGCATTTTAGTTGGATACCGGCATTAAACAATGAATGCATTCTCGATTATAATAATACGCCTGTGTATAAGAAAGGAGAAAGTGTATCTCTATTTGAGTGGCTGGCATTATCAAACCGTGGTAAGTTGTAA
- a CDS encoding glycoside hydrolase family 3 protein gives MIQYDVLKKNPFNLKDKQVEWVKRTLETMTVEEKIGQLFHLIMYSSNEEYLQELVHKYKIGGIMGRQMTLEECCKAVTYLQKESQVPMLISANFEAGGDGMIAEGTNVGPNMQIGATGNPEFAGKQGYVCAREGLAVGANYAFAPVIDIDYNFRNPIMATRLYGSDPKLVRDCGVAYTKAVQEQGMAVSIKHFPGDGVDERDQHLVTSINSLSCEEWDESFGTAYKACIDAGALTVMVGHIMQPAYSRKLVPGIKDESIMPATLAPELLNGLLREKLGFNGLIITDATTMAGMCIPMSRDKAVPYTIAAGCDMFLFAKNLEEDYQFMTEGVKNGMITPERLNEAVMRILATKAALKLPEKKENGTLIPNVEEAKKIIGCKEHREIDVQVADSSATLIKNLQDIIPLDVNKYRRMLLYPMFTGENAYMGGGNEDIDKIREAFEGEGFEVSIYQPPASLQEGFSVSHKDMVSKYDLLVYVSNLITKSNQTTVRIEWAQPMGANCPNFQAAIPTIFISFANPYHLLDVPRIRTFINTYKLKPSTLRAVIDKLLGRSEFKGTSPIDPFVGRWDTRL, from the coding sequence ATGATTCAGTATGATGTATTGAAAAAGAATCCGTTTAATTTGAAGGATAAGCAGGTGGAGTGGGTGAAAAGAACCCTAGAAACTATGACAGTTGAGGAAAAAATCGGTCAGTTGTTTCATCTTATCATGTACAGCAGCAACGAGGAATATTTACAAGAGCTGGTACATAAATATAAAATCGGTGGCATTATGGGACGTCAGATGACATTAGAAGAATGCTGCAAGGCAGTTACTTATTTACAAAAGGAATCCCAAGTACCCATGCTTATCTCTGCTAATTTCGAAGCCGGGGGTGATGGAATGATTGCAGAGGGTACAAATGTTGGACCTAATATGCAGATTGGGGCAACTGGTAATCCTGAATTTGCCGGCAAACAAGGTTATGTCTGTGCAAGAGAAGGGCTTGCTGTTGGTGCAAACTATGCATTCGCTCCGGTGATTGATATAGATTATAATTTTAGGAACCCAATTATGGCTACTAGACTTTATGGCTCTGACCCGAAGCTAGTTCGTGACTGTGGAGTTGCGTATACGAAGGCTGTCCAAGAGCAGGGAATGGCAGTTTCCATCAAACATTTTCCTGGGGATGGTGTTGATGAAAGAGATCAGCATTTGGTAACCAGTATCAATTCGCTTTCCTGCGAAGAGTGGGACGAGTCTTTTGGAACAGCATATAAGGCATGCATTGATGCAGGTGCACTTACTGTTATGGTAGGGCATATTATGCAGCCGGCATATTCTAGAAAGCTGGTACCAGGTATTAAAGATGAGAGTATTATGCCCGCAACACTGGCACCGGAATTACTGAACGGATTACTAAGAGAAAAATTAGGTTTTAACGGTTTAATCATCACAGATGCCACAACCATGGCAGGTATGTGTATTCCAATGTCTCGTGATAAAGCGGTTCCCTATACCATTGCAGCCGGATGTGATATGTTCTTATTTGCTAAAAATCTGGAGGAAGACTATCAGTTCATGACAGAGGGTGTTAAGAATGGAATGATCACACCTGAGAGGCTTAACGAAGCAGTTATGAGAATTCTTGCTACAAAGGCGGCTCTTAAACTGCCAGAAAAAAAAGAAAACGGAACACTGATTCCAAATGTGGAAGAAGCAAAGAAGATCATTGGCTGTAAAGAGCATAGAGAGATTGACGTTCAGGTTGCAGACTCTTCTGCAACTTTAATAAAGAATTTGCAGGATATTATTCCTCTGGATGTTAATAAATATAGGAGGATGCTTCTATATCCAATGTTTACTGGCGAGAATGCTTATATGGGCGGAGGTAATGAGGATATTGATAAGATTAGGGAAGCTTTTGAAGGGGAGGGCTTTGAGGTAAGTATCTATCAGCCGCCGGCTAGTCTTCAGGAGGGATTTTCCGTATCTCACAAGGATATGGTGAGCAAATACGATTTACTTGTTTATGTATCTAACCTGATAACAAAGAGCAATCAGACCACCGTACGAATTGAATGGGCACAACCCATGGGAGCAAATTGTCCGAATTTTCAGGCTGCAATTCCTACAATATTTATCTCCTTTGCAAATCCATATCATTTATTAGATGTACCAAGGATTCGAACCTTTATAAATACATATAAATTAAAACCAAGTACCCTTCGTGCAGTCATAGATAAGTTATTAGGACGTTCTGAATTTAAAGGAACCAGCCCTATTGATCCGTTTGTCGGAAGATGGGATACCAGATTATAG
- the pgmB gene encoding beta-phosphoglucomutase, with protein sequence MQEIVKKKEIKGLLFDLDGVIVDTAKYHYLAWKKLADDMGIPFTTGNNERLKGVSRKRSLEIILEIGNLSLSEEEKEKNCEKKNALYLTYIKQLTEEEVLPGVRKFLTEARAKGYKIALGSASRNAVLILDRLGIKELFDEIIDGNAVSKAKPDPEVFIMGAKSLKVPYDNCIVFEDAAAGIEAAHNAGMFAVGIGSSENLPQADLLLPGLNNITIEEICKRLQEVRK encoded by the coding sequence ATGCAGGAAATAGTGAAGAAGAAGGAAATCAAAGGATTATTGTTTGACTTGGATGGAGTAATTGTTGATACAGCAAAATATCATTACCTTGCGTGGAAAAAGTTGGCTGATGACATGGGGATTCCTTTTACCACAGGCAATAATGAGAGATTAAAAGGGGTCAGCCGGAAGCGCTCTCTAGAAATTATTCTTGAAATCGGTAATTTAAGCCTGTCGGAAGAAGAAAAAGAAAAAAATTGCGAGAAAAAGAATGCTTTATATCTTACATACATAAAGCAGCTAACGGAAGAGGAAGTGCTTCCTGGAGTGAGAAAGTTTTTAACAGAGGCAAGGGCAAAAGGGTATAAGATAGCCTTAGGTTCTGCCAGTAGAAACGCAGTATTAATATTAGACAGGCTGGGGATAAAAGAATTATTTGATGAAATTATAGATGGCAATGCAGTATCAAAAGCAAAGCCGGACCCGGAAGTATTTATAATGGGAGCCAAGTCATTAAAGGTGCCTTATGACAACTGTATTGTGTTTGAAGATGCTGCAGCCGGAATTGAAGCCGCCCATAATGCAGGGATGTTTGCGGTAGGTATTGGGAGTAGTGAAAATTTACCACAGGCAGATTTATTATTACCGGGATTAAATAATATAACAATAGAAGAAATATGTAAAAGATTGCAGGAGGTAAGGAAATGA
- a CDS encoding GH39 family glycosyl hydrolase, producing MTEKIKDTHETIEYNKNLPIKLFCQRIGFVEKHWHRSIELLLVLSGTLSVQVESQTYILHEDDILLINSNQVHDTSSEDCVLVLLQMSLPRFHIDWLNLETLHFDCNSAVQKNNKAFDQLRETIARLIQLTSSSPHTQFLRLSYAYHILYLLLLHFVSHNPGKVRPLKHMERLKRVIRYIEENYQRDISLTEIAEMEALTPPYLSSFFEKNMEISLTSYIANIRLNHSFTYLMDTDMSIEEIAEACGFPNQRSYAVLFKKHYGMLPSHYRKANQISEKGIRSLPMNTSTKYLNLEKYDFYEKLSSYFHNSGTVQAAAPIIAVTYSIETKKTENTKRLMKKNFLNFCSVGRAKEILLGNIQKMLITQQEEIGFKFIKFHDIFSDELMVYKEDTLGCPHYNFTMLDEVFDFILSIHLMPLVQLSFMPKALAKDPALTIFSLPFCVSEPKDEKKWSDLITAFVNHLLERYGYNEVSQWIFTFWNETMTGHPFDFKEVDTFLRLYKITFESVKTCNPNLLFASTSYLSNTFPSAKYDYYLDFAAVNNCRPDVYLFHFYPISPQSPKIKSDKSTETFSIPLNGIVSKDPDIFRSYLKMLNEHLPDRNALPLYITEWNLSSSHREWLNDTCYAAAYIIRNICRNHELADSFCHWALTDWIEELDFPNELFHGGVGHFTKNGIKKPVYYAYQFLSELGDEFLSEGEGYFVTKSRKDYRIILYNYFDVSDSYQEGINFNIGFTNRYEVFPDTAAKEFHLKLMDMEQGDYLVTEKIVNRTYGSCYDKWVEMGSMSLSTSEEICTLSDLSRPFIKKSKLSSEQYVINYYSTLEPHEIRLVILEKIL from the coding sequence ATGACAGAGAAAATTAAAGATACGCACGAAACCATTGAATACAACAAAAACCTTCCCATAAAGCTTTTTTGTCAGCGAATTGGATTTGTGGAAAAGCATTGGCATAGAAGTATCGAATTACTTCTGGTTCTTTCAGGTACTCTATCCGTACAGGTGGAAAGCCAGACATATATACTTCACGAAGATGATATACTACTTATAAATTCCAACCAGGTTCACGACACCAGCAGTGAAGACTGCGTACTGGTTCTTCTGCAAATGAGTCTGCCCAGATTCCATATTGATTGGCTTAATCTCGAAACCTTGCATTTTGACTGCAATTCAGCAGTTCAGAAGAATAATAAAGCCTTTGACCAGCTTCGTGAGACCATAGCCAGGTTAATCCAGTTGACTTCCAGTTCCCCCCACACACAGTTCCTCAGGCTTTCCTATGCTTATCATATCTTATATTTGTTGCTACTTCATTTTGTGAGCCATAATCCTGGAAAAGTACGCCCTCTCAAACATATGGAACGCTTAAAGAGAGTTATCCGGTATATAGAAGAAAACTACCAAAGAGATATCTCATTAACAGAAATTGCAGAAATGGAAGCCTTGACTCCTCCCTATTTATCCTCCTTCTTTGAAAAGAACATGGAAATATCCCTTACAAGCTATATTGCTAACATCCGTTTAAACCATTCATTTACCTATCTAATGGATACGGATATGTCTATAGAAGAAATAGCCGAAGCTTGTGGTTTCCCAAATCAGCGTTCTTACGCCGTCCTCTTTAAAAAGCATTACGGTATGCTTCCAAGTCATTACCGAAAAGCAAACCAAATCTCTGAAAAGGGGATTCGTTCTCTTCCTATGAATACCTCAACCAAATATCTAAACCTTGAAAAATATGATTTTTATGAAAAGCTTTCTTCTTACTTTCATAACTCGGGAACAGTACAGGCTGCTGCTCCTATTATAGCTGTCACCTACTCTATCGAAACAAAAAAAACAGAAAACACTAAAAGGCTTATGAAAAAGAATTTTTTAAATTTTTGTTCTGTTGGAAGAGCAAAAGAAATTCTCTTGGGAAACATTCAGAAAATGTTGATTACGCAGCAGGAAGAAATTGGTTTTAAATTTATTAAGTTCCACGATATCTTTAGTGATGAACTTATGGTTTACAAAGAAGACACACTGGGATGTCCTCATTACAATTTCACAATGCTTGATGAGGTATTTGATTTTATATTGAGTATTCATCTAATGCCATTAGTACAACTGTCCTTTATGCCAAAGGCATTGGCTAAAGACCCTGCTTTAACTATATTCTCCCTTCCCTTTTGTGTCAGTGAACCAAAAGATGAAAAAAAATGGTCCGATTTGATTACCGCCTTTGTGAATCATTTATTAGAGCGTTATGGGTATAATGAAGTATCCCAATGGATATTTACCTTCTGGAATGAAACGATGACAGGGCATCCTTTTGATTTTAAAGAAGTGGATACTTTCCTCCGTTTATACAAAATCACTTTCGAAAGTGTAAAAACCTGCAATCCTAATCTCCTATTTGCTTCTACATCCTATTTAAGCAATACATTTCCCTCAGCAAAGTATGACTATTATTTAGATTTTGCTGCTGTAAATAACTGTAGACCTGATGTATACCTGTTTCATTTTTATCCGATTTCTCCCCAGTCTCCAAAGATTAAATCTGATAAAAGTACTGAAACCTTTTCTATACCCTTAAATGGTATCGTTTCAAAGGATCCGGACATCTTCCGCTCCTATTTAAAAATGCTGAATGAGCATTTACCCGACAGAAATGCTCTTCCTCTTTATATCACAGAATGGAATTTAAGCTCCTCACACAGGGAATGGTTGAATGATACCTGTTACGCGGCCGCTTATATAATTCGAAATATTTGCAGAAATCATGAATTGGCTGATAGTTTTTGTCATTGGGCTTTAACGGATTGGATTGAGGAACTGGATTTTCCCAATGAATTATTCCATGGAGGAGTTGGACATTTTACGAAAAACGGAATAAAGAAACCGGTCTACTACGCGTATCAGTTTTTATCAGAATTAGGGGATGAATTTCTATCAGAGGGTGAAGGTTACTTTGTAACTAAAAGTAGAAAAGACTATAGAATTATTTTATATAACTATTTTGATGTTTCTGATTCCTACCAGGAGGGTATTAATTTTAATATAGGCTTCACAAACCGTTATGAGGTTTTTCCTGACACTGCCGCTAAAGAATTTCATCTGAAATTAATGGATATGGAGCAGGGGGATTATCTGGTAACCGAAAAGATTGTAAACAGAACATATGGAAGCTGTTATGATAAATGGGTCGAGATGGGTTCTATGTCTTTGTCCACATCAGAAGAAATCTGTACCTTAAGTGATTTATCCAGACCATTTATAAAAAAATCGAAGCTTTCTTCTGAACAATATGTTATAAATTATTACAGCACTCTAGAACCTCATGAAATACGGCTTGTAATCTTAGAGAAGATACTCTAG
- a CDS encoding CopG family transcriptional regulator, producing MAKMGRPTVDDPSLHRVTVRFTESEYQALKKYAESHNQTMTQAMKIGIELLYRTSQK from the coding sequence ATGGCAAAGATGGGAAGACCAACGGTCGATGATCCAAGCTTGCACAGAGTAACTGTACGTTTTACAGAAAGCGAATATCAGGCACTCAAGAAATATGCGGAATCTCATAATCAGACTATGACTCAGGCAATGAAAATAGGGATTGAATTGTTATATAGGACATCCCAAAAGTAG
- a CDS encoding DUF6462 family protein, which yields MQKKINQKRFVRYKVGAELYSMCQSKFEEMAKEANAIYKLNKLVLVNCDIFEEYLETFRIRE from the coding sequence GTGCAGAAGAAAATAAATCAGAAGCGATTTGTTAGATATAAAGTAGGTGCTGAGTTGTACTCGATGTGTCAGTCTAAATTTGAAGAAATGGCAAAAGAAGCTAATGCTATATATAAGCTAAATAAGCTCGTATTAGTAAATTGTGACATTTTTGAAGAGTATCTGGAGACATTTCGTATAAGAGAGTAA